In Lentibacillus amyloliquefaciens, one DNA window encodes the following:
- a CDS encoding YndM family protein, whose product MIHLKALGIKAIAIGITIFSLFGIFYNANLTNLFWVSVLTTGLTFLIGDLFVLRRFGNLTASVVDFPLAFLTIWLLCGMFIEASFPVISVALIAAFFITCCEPFIHTYLNENLEAERFEERKREPEAGRLQTEFSEEFDSDRLEDKKKDPDK is encoded by the coding sequence ATGATTCATTTAAAAGCATTGGGCATTAAAGCGATAGCCATTGGTATTACGATTTTTTCGTTGTTCGGTATTTTTTATAATGCGAATTTGACTAATTTATTTTGGGTGAGTGTGCTGACAACAGGGCTGACGTTTCTTATTGGTGATTTGTTTGTCCTGCGCAGATTTGGAAATTTGACGGCATCTGTTGTTGATTTTCCACTTGCGTTTCTGACCATTTGGCTGCTTTGCGGCATGTTTATTGAAGCCAGTTTTCCCGTTATATCAGTAGCGTTGATAGCTGCATTTTTCATAACATGCTGCGAGCCTTTCATTCATACGTACTTGAATGAAAATCTTGAAGCGGAGCGGTTTGAAGAGCGAAAGAGAGAACCGGAAGCCGGGCGTCTGCAGACGGAGTTTTCTGAGGAATTTGATTCAGACAGATTGGAGGATAAGAAGAAGGATCCAGATAAATGA
- a CDS encoding UPF0182 family protein produces MDVFDGGSNGSKRPNITWNKKYNWIGYIVLGIILAVIIGLFALQLITDYIWMDSLNYGNVFTTILTSKVLLGVAGFILFAVTTFFTIFWIRRSYLKHFTSSQLPPLLEKRKTMMGIMLAISAVVGLFGSSIIQGVGWESALKLINHASFNQADPYFGLDISFYVYVLPMLNLVVFVLLGLAIFFLLVEIGAYSVFHMYRMSRSAQLHLGLTLGFIGLMMASYHLLQPFGTLASNQVSIFQESVVEGLSYTDDVINIPKAYILAAVALLMTIWMIIKLVRGNIQTMLTPIVVYIGLVVVGQGVSVAVQNFVVSPNEFAMEEPYLEDNLEYTRAAYDLDDINQQEHPADGTLTADMVERNQGTIDNVRMNDVRPLLDVYNQVQTFRTYYEFNDVDVDRYQVDGNYEQVFLGARELDTSSLPDQAQTWVNQNLRYTHGYGVAMSHVNQVTAQGQPEYMLQDVPPEGVMDVNRPQIYFGENNAPNVITNSEVDEFDYPDGDSNASNRYKAETGIPLTGINRLLFTIDEGNFRMLLSDQLTEDSQLLATRNIMDRINRIAPFFNYDQDPYLVVRDDGSLVWMIDAYLTAENYPYSEAFQGDMNYIRNSIKVMVDAYTGEVNFYAADLEEPLLQTFQNIFPGLITEEVPDDIRAHFRYPTDLFSIQASMYGTYHMTNLEVFYNREDTWQFPTERYFDEDIEMEPYYITMKLPGEDEEEFIQMLPYTPKNRQNMIAWIGVRNDGENYGDMMVYEFPKQRNVYGPQQIENRINQDSEISQELNLWAQGGSDVIRGNLLAIPIEDTMIYVEPIYIESNNETSLPEVKRVVVAYEDEIVMEADFDTALEEMLNTVDSDSQDGQQDEDQEEGQDDAEQGDQQEPEDPLMGAEDQLQEFSDLFESYQQELSQGNWEEAASIMSELEGLLDEMESSNGSDGNSGAEPPEDSQGSNSQPPEDNTETPDNPEE; encoded by the coding sequence TTGGATGTTTTTGATGGAGGTTCAAACGGTTCCAAACGGCCTAATATAACGTGGAACAAAAAGTATAACTGGATTGGCTATATTGTGCTTGGAATCATTTTGGCAGTGATTATAGGCTTGTTTGCGCTGCAATTGATCACTGATTACATATGGATGGATTCATTGAATTACGGTAATGTGTTCACGACGATTTTGACAAGTAAAGTGTTGCTTGGTGTGGCAGGTTTTATCTTGTTTGCCGTCACCACATTTTTTACTATTTTCTGGATTCGTCGATCGTACTTAAAGCATTTCACATCAAGTCAATTGCCGCCGTTACTTGAAAAACGGAAAACCATGATGGGGATAATGCTTGCCATCTCAGCTGTTGTGGGGCTGTTTGGAAGCAGTATTATCCAGGGTGTCGGCTGGGAAAGCGCACTTAAATTGATTAACCATGCTTCCTTTAATCAGGCAGATCCGTATTTTGGCTTGGACATTTCCTTTTATGTTTATGTGTTGCCGATGCTTAATCTGGTCGTCTTTGTGCTGTTGGGTCTGGCCATCTTCTTCCTTTTGGTGGAAATCGGGGCTTACTCAGTATTTCATATGTACCGGATGAGCCGGTCAGCTCAGCTGCACCTTGGCTTGACACTTGGGTTTATCGGTTTGATGATGGCAAGTTATCATCTGTTGCAGCCTTTTGGGACATTGGCTTCAAATCAGGTCAGTATATTTCAGGAAAGTGTCGTGGAAGGGTTAAGCTATACGGATGATGTTATCAATATTCCAAAAGCCTATATCTTAGCGGCTGTAGCCCTATTGATGACAATCTGGATGATCATAAAGCTCGTCAGGGGCAACATCCAGACGATGCTTACACCTATTGTTGTTTATATTGGACTGGTCGTTGTTGGTCAGGGCGTCTCAGTAGCGGTTCAAAATTTTGTGGTTTCACCAAATGAATTTGCTATGGAAGAACCTTACCTTGAAGATAATTTGGAATATACCAGGGCCGCCTATGACCTTGATGATATCAATCAACAGGAGCACCCGGCTGATGGGACACTGACTGCGGACATGGTTGAGCGAAATCAAGGGACAATTGATAATGTCCGGATGAATGATGTCCGGCCATTGCTTGATGTTTATAATCAGGTTCAGACATTCCGGACCTATTACGAATTTAATGATGTGGATGTCGATCGTTATCAAGTCGATGGCAATTATGAACAAGTGTTTTTGGGCGCAAGGGAGCTTGATACATCAAGCTTGCCGGACCAAGCCCAGACATGGGTTAACCAAAACTTAAGGTATACTCACGGCTATGGTGTCGCTATGAGTCATGTTAACCAAGTAACAGCACAGGGGCAACCGGAATATATGCTCCAGGATGTGCCGCCTGAAGGTGTTATGGACGTTAATCGCCCTCAGATCTATTTTGGTGAAAATAATGCACCAAATGTTATTACCAACAGTGAAGTCGATGAATTTGATTACCCTGACGGCGATTCGAATGCCAGTAACCGGTATAAGGCTGAAACCGGTATTCCTCTGACAGGCATTAACAGGTTATTATTTACCATCGATGAAGGGAATTTCCGAATGCTTCTGTCCGATCAGCTAACAGAGGACAGCCAGCTCTTGGCGACACGAAACATTATGGATCGTATTAATCGTATTGCACCATTTTTTAATTATGACCAGGACCCTTACTTAGTAGTACGGGACGATGGCAGTCTTGTGTGGATGATTGATGCTTATCTGACAGCAGAAAATTATCCTTACTCGGAAGCATTTCAGGGTGATATGAATTATATCCGGAACTCGATTAAAGTAATGGTTGACGCTTATACGGGTGAAGTGAACTTTTATGCAGCCGATCTTGAAGAGCCATTATTGCAGACATTCCAGAACATATTCCCTGGTTTGATAACCGAAGAGGTGCCTGATGATATCCGGGCTCACTTCCGATATCCGACAGACCTTTTCTCGATTCAGGCATCAATGTATGGCACATACCATATGACAAATCTCGAAGTGTTCTATAACCGGGAAGATACCTGGCAGTTCCCGACTGAACGCTACTTCGATGAAGATATTGAAATGGAACCATACTATATTACGATGAAGCTGCCTGGAGAAGACGAAGAGGAATTTATCCAGATGCTGCCATATACACCGAAAAACAGGCAAAACATGATTGCCTGGATTGGTGTCAGAAATGACGGAGAGAATTATGGCGACATGATGGTCTATGAATTCCCTAAACAGCGGAATGTTTATGGACCGCAGCAAATTGAAAACCGGATTAATCAGGATAGTGAGATTTCACAGGAATTGAACTTATGGGCGCAGGGCGGATCAGATGTTATCCGCGGTAACCTTCTGGCCATACCAATTGAAGATACGATGATTTATGTTGAACCGATTTATATCGAATCAAACAATGAAACATCCTTGCCGGAAGTTAAACGTGTTGTTGTAGCCTATGAAGATGAAATTGTCATGGAAGCTGATTTTGACACAGCTCTGGAAGAAATGCTGAACACCGTTGATTCGGATAGTCAGGATGGTCAGCAGGATGAAGATCAAGAAGAAGGCCAGGATGATGCTGAGCAAGGGGACCAGCAAGAGCCTGAAGATCCGCTTATGGGTGCTGAGGACCAATTGCAGGAGTTCTCTGATCTGTTTGAGTCCTATCAGCAGGAATTATCCCAAGGCAATTGGGAAGAAGCTGCATCAATCATGAGTGAACTTGAAGGTCTCCTTGATGAGATGGAATCATCCAATGGATCTGATGGAAACAGTGGCGCGGAACCCCCTGAAGATTCCCAGGGAAGTAATTCCCAGCCGCCTGAAGATAACACCGAAACACCGGATAATCCGGAAGAATAA
- the ytxJ gene encoding bacillithiol system redox-active protein YtxJ: protein MAELQDLKSSEDLNQAWESSMEKPVLLFKHSTTCPISAGAFEQYQSFLEKIGDELDAYMVKVIEDRAMSNQIAEETGVKHESPQVFLIQDEKVTWHTSHSKITTDSISDALKQS from the coding sequence ATGGCAGAATTACAAGATTTGAAATCAAGTGAGGATTTGAATCAGGCGTGGGAATCTTCAATGGAAAAGCCTGTACTATTGTTCAAGCATAGTACAACGTGTCCAATCAGCGCCGGAGCGTTTGAACAGTATCAATCCTTTCTGGAAAAAATCGGGGACGAGCTTGATGCTTATATGGTGAAAGTTATTGAAGATAGAGCTATGTCCAATCAGATTGCAGAAGAGACCGGGGTAAAACACGAATCACCGCAAGTTTTTCTCATTCAGGATGAAAAAGTGACCTGGCACACCTCGCATTCCAAAATCACGACAGATTCAATAAGTGACGCACTAAAGCAATCATAG